TGGAACTTGAGTCAGTAGGTTGTCCTTCTAGCAAAGAAGGTCAGTGACATCCTTGGTTGCTCAGTGAGTGGGATGAGGAAGTGATCTTTCCCTCAGTTCATCATTTGGGAGAGTGCATCTAGAATTGTGCATGCAGTTGTGGGTTCCTCAGAATAAGACAGATATTGATGTACTGGAGGAAGGCTGGCAGGGGGGCATAGGCACAAAGCAGAACCACAGGATGCACAAGGAGGGCTAAATGAAAAGGACTTGTTTAACCTTAAAACATGTCCATGTAAAAACAGGACAGTAAGAGTCCTTCAGGAAAAACCTTAATATTGATAAATGCCTTTATTTTATGATCAAAATGTCAAGGAGAACATTCAATTGGATTTCAAAATTTTGGCATAAATATCCAAATGAAGAACTCTGCTACAAGAGATGCTTTAAGAAGTACCCAGTGCTGTGTAAGTGGGAACAAAACTCTTTCAAATTtcataaacaataaaaaaaagtgagcaATTAAAAAGGTTTAGCATATTTAGAATGTCTGGgatgaactgattttttttcattttcagtattatCTTAATTCCTTAGAAACTCTTCTAAGCCATACCTACACAATAGTCCTCAAATCCTTCCTGGTAATAGCAGCGTTACGtaggactaaaaaaaaatgtatatatatatatttttccaacAAGTTTCTAAAATTTTATATCTACCTGCTTGGCTATGCTTAGTTACCTTCTTGAAGATAACAGGAATATAAATTGATTGTGAGAAGTTCTAGATCTGGATCTTCAAGTTCCTTGAAGAATAGCATAAAAATGTCTCACACTCCTCTACACATTATTCACCTCTTGGAACATGCTCAACTTCTGCCAATAGACTGTTCCAAGAGAGAACTTTCTAAATTCAGACAAACCAAAGGATTTGGATGGTCAAATTCTGTACAGAAAGCACAAAGCTGTTTGGTTATTAGCTTGAAACATTCATGTTAATTTATCATCCAGCGAAGAGTGAAACTGTTCCCTCTTCATCATGTACAtgtcacacaaaaaaaaaacatcctgtgTATGACCAATTATAAGAATATAATATTAGTAACATACAGATAACAATTACATACATTTCTCCAACTGTGTGAATAAACAACTCCCATCCCAACTTTATTAATTATATGAATCCATAATACCAAAATGCAGACTGATACCATGTGCACATGTCAGCAAGACTGAAATCCAGTATAGTATCCACGTATAGTATAAGCATATGTCTACATGTAGCAGATCATATATCTTAATATGTCTATATTAGGTATTAATACACTAAGGCTGCTcatgaaaatgctatttttaaaagtatttcttttcatcacaggtGTAACTTCCCATTGCTTTCTGAAACACTCAATTTTCTGGCCTTTTACATATGCTGTTCTGGTGAGCCAAGTCTCCGAGTGCTATGTAAGAATTTTGTGAACAATTTCAATAGACCTCAGCTCTCTTGATACAAATAGTCTTAATTATCTCTctctttatttcacttttaCAAACATAGGATCTTTCAGAGAAAAGGTAGCCCTCTTAGGACATAGGTCCTTTCAGTTAATGAAAATGTAAGAACAGGATTGCTTATCTACTTGGTGGAGTTCAGAATAAGCAGTCAATCAGCAACTATTTTTGAATctatgttgttatttttctacTCTTCCATGGTTTTAAGCAATACAatcacaaaaaacaacagctgcaAACAGTTACACTGACTACAAACAGCTCTGGGAGAAAGCCTTCAAACTATGCCAGCAGAGCAAACACGCAATTCAAACCTGAATTTGTTTAGAAGCCAACTGGTCAGTGCAAGATAGAGACCATCGCATAGCACACTAGGATACAGTGCATTTTGAACAGTCAGCTTCTCATCTATGGATTTCTGAACTGTGGCAGTGCAGGGCAAGAGCATTTGAGTCCCAGCAGATGCCTTAGGGAAGACTTGGGTTTTTGACATACAAGCTTTTTCACAGAACAGTGCAGCAGCTTATCAACGCAGCGCAGACTGCAAGAGGGAATAGAGGGAATACAGCTCTGTATGACAGTGGCTCATGTGGCACTCAAAAGCAGCAATGTCAGTGGCTCCAAAAAGTGAATGGAGTTATGTGACTGGCATTTTCCCCACTGCTCCAGCTAGCTGAATGCCTCTAAGGTTTTCTCATTGATCTGAATTCAGATACATTTCCTGCTAGTTTCAATTCAAACCTCCTCTTCTGTGAAAATAGTAAAAGAACTGCTAATATCACTGGTTTACTACTTGACACAGGAGTGTTTACTTCAGCAGCTACAGAAATACTGGTTACAAAAGTATTCAATCAAAGTACTTAACTATACTGCAGTGTTTTGAGGACCCCTTTCATGAGCGCAAAGCCTTCAGCAGCTAAAGTTTACTTTTGCTAGTGAAACTGGTAAGAGCTGTGCTTGGTTCCCATTAGGGCAGGAAAGGTAGTCAGTTCCATTTCAGAAGTCAAAATTCTAACAGAGAGCCTATGTTGAAGTCCAGTTCTAAGGGGTAACATCAGATGCAGTTTGCATGATCATGTAGCTGCCTTAGATGATGTGGATTTGGTCTGTTATTTAATCTTTCTGCCAATCTGTAAGAAATGAGAACACAAATGGTACACTGGACAAATTCTTCCAAGGAAAATGCCCAGGAAAAGTGCTTTGCAGCATTGTATCCCTCACCAAATGGCTCAAGGTCTTTTTTCTGTCTGGCATGTTTCCATTggtttttcattcattttttaaggggggaaaaaagaaaaaaatctcctaCAACTGTGTCAGCTTAAAACACATGTACTCTACTCACCATATTTTTGCTGACGTATcacttaataaaataaatgctgctgTTGACTAGATAGGACATTCTTTCCAATAAAGAACATGAATTACATTTGGCTTGCAAAGACTAGGGTAATTGAAGCAATGATGATTtaaagaaattgagaaaatgGTCCAGTGTTTTTAATATGAACAGATGATGGGATTCTTCTGCTGATCTATGCTACAAGTCAGTGTTACAACCCCCTTAGGAGACACTAATTGAATCCCGACAACTCAGCTGGATGTTAGTTGGCTCTGATGAAGACAACATGAATTTGTGTGtccttcaaaggaaaaaaatagcaaaccTGGGTCTCTCTAACAAAGTTGCACATAGCAACAATTAGAAACTTCATTAGTGGAATAGCTATTGATCCAATTATTCAGTTACACAAGAAGGTTAGAGAATAcctctgcatttatttcttgatATGAAATGCTACTTTATCAGCAACTTTGTTTCTAAAATTGTTACCTAGATTCAGCACATCTTCATTACATGGGATATTAATAGCATGCTCCAGTAAATGCTTATATACTTATGTATAGACTTATCCAGTAAGTCTATATACTGCAATTCATCTAACATGGATTGTTAGGTACTTACGTAATTTAATTACATGAAAAGTTATTCTGATTTTCCAGGGAAACAAGACAAATTTTAACACAAAACTCTAAACCATCAGCTAAAGGACTGGCTAAATACAGCAAGAAGTTAGTACAGCAACAGCCTCACTGAAGCCTATGTGAATTATTAAGCTGCTCGGTATAGGCAgagaatcatcacagaatggcttgggttagaagaggtcttaaagatcatctggttccaaccccaGTTGTGGGCAGGGTTGTCAGCTACTACTGTCAgatgctagaccaggctgcccacggccccatccaacctagccttcaacacctctggggatgaggcatccacaggttctctgggcagcctgttccagcaaaGGCACATTCTAGGCCCATGAACTAGCCCTTAGTGATGTGGCGAAGAATGTCACCATATTTGGCAGGAAAGTAGAATCAAtgggttttattttcctcttagtCAAAAGTACCACCTCATTACATAGAAGGTACCAGCACTAATGAGAATTGTAGAAGAGCTGTTACACTGACAGGCTGTGCAATCCACATTTAACTCACGAGTGTTACAATTAGACACTTAAACCATTCTACCTCCTATTAAATATATGTACGTGTTCAGGTTTGTTAtcttaactcttttttttcttctttacttgtGTTTGTTTATCCAAGAGGAAAAATCTACTTGTATTTGCAGaatctgaagaaacaaaatttaatcTAACAGAAGCCTGTCAGGCTAGGAGACCTCCTCTTAATACAACTAATTAATTATTTCTGCAATTGGTAGATTCAAGCTGCACAGACATCTTGCCATGACACATGGTGTTCTGGAATTTGAAGCAAGCCCTGTTTCTGTATCAGCACAGGAGGACATCTGAGCTCATCCACTTGATGAACTGGGTAGATTTGGTTGCGGTATGGCCACAGAGATAGAGATCCTTTGGACTGCCTAAGTATCTGAATACAGCACCAGCAGATACAGCATCTATAATGTGATGCCTTGATGCCCTGTtactcacagcactgcagccattTGGAGTTGCTTTCATATGTTGGTACAAGCTCAAATTTGACAGAAACACTGTTAAAGCAGTCGCTTCAAACTATTGCAATAACAGTGcatttcatggaatcatagaatggcttggagtggaagggacctcaaagatcacctagttccaaccccctgccatgggcagggttgccaactgctagattAAGCACCATATCAGGTTGCAGAGAACTCTATCCAATCTAgctttgaacacttccagggaagAGGGCGTTCAGAACatctctgggtagcctgttcctGAAGTTTCCTGAAAATTTGGCATACAtaaatttcttcctgaagttTGTGCTatttctgtagaagaaaattaagataTAATTCCAATGAACATCAACTGTCTGTACTTCAGAGCCTGCAAAGATTGCCACCCTCATTGGATCCACAGTGCGAAATGATCTTAGTGACCTCCACCAGGCATCTCATGGAGGGGACATCTTGTGTGCAGTGTCACCTGTCACCTACACTCCTGCTGGAGACTCTTGGTGAAATCCAACACATACACCAATGTTTGTGAGACCAGGGCATTTCTGTCCTATTTTAAGTGACTACTGTAATTTCTAGGAAGCAGAACGGTGATGTTTTGGTTTAAGTCTACTCATACAGTATCTGCTTGGATTGCCTGGGACACAGGCACTGATATCTTAGTCCTGTGTAAGCTTCTGccaacaaaatatgaaataacaGACACCACAGAAATCAGGATGAATATCTGGGGCAAAATATCTGACTGGAGAGATAAAGGCAGTTTCTCAAGTACCTTGAAAACTTCACATATAAAATAtcattaaacagaaataaaattaaaaaataaaaaaagtaactccgaatttggattttaaaaatctgctctTTAGAAAGCAACAGTTATAATAGAAAGTATAACAATTTTTCATCTATATGCTATCAGTTTGAATGCCTAGCATTACtctttcaaaatctgtttttcaaatgaaatacaaCTTCATAGAACACATACCTGCAAACAGCACACACAAAACAGTCTGGGTGATAGGTTTTGCCCAGTGCTGAGACCACTTCTCCCTCAATGAATTCATCACAACTGAAGCACCGTGTGCCATAGAGTCTCTGGTAGTCCAAAGTACAGATGTAGTCTCCCTGTCTCACAAAAAATCCTCCTTGAGCCAGGTCACATCCAcaagctgcaggaagaaaaaaggcagactCAGAAGGttgaaaaaggaaatagctCTCTCCAAGATGAAGCTGATCAGGGTCAGTTCCTAGCAGAGTGTTTTAGTGCTTCAGTACAGGGCCTTATGATCACAGAACAGGCATGTAGCTGAAAAACCCtgctttttcagtgcttttacaTCAGTCATCTATTTTGCACACTAATAGTTCAATCTTTGCAAAAACACTAACCAGGGCAGATGTTGCTAGTAAAGTCTTTTAGAATCAAGTACAGTGCTGACATATACAATACCTGGATTTAAGAGGTTAAAGGAAATGCATAAAGAGTATAAACCTTCAAAATCCAAAGCACCAATGTtgaaatgaatcatagaatggcttggtttggaagggaccttaaaaatcactgagctccaatcccctgctataggtTGGttccccccaccagctcaggctgctcatggccccatccaacctggccttgagccaaggatgtggcatccacagcttttctgggcagcctgagccaaGTTATCATCACCTTCtaggtaaataaatatttcagagattACTATACAATTGCTCGATAGCCTTCCTGGGTACAAACAGTGCTGAAATACTGCTCCCAGTAAGCACGGGGTCTGGTGTGCATGGCAACTGTTTGTAATGTCCATGACAGcttacagaatattttaaaatagatctTATGTTTACCGGGTAAGTGTCACACAGCAAATATGAATTGAAGGGATATTCACAACCATCTGCTCCTGGTAAAAGTAGAATTTTTAATCCTATCTgtcattttatcattttaaagcTGAGCGTGTAGGAAAGAGTTAAAGTTGAATAACCAAGTGTTGGTGAGACTTTGCATGAGGCTTTCTCCCTTGCACCCAGGATGCAGACAGGCTGACATTTTGAGATTATAAAATGGGAAAGAGACAACAATCTGGCTGAAGTCACACAGAAGTAGACAGAGTTGCAGAAGATGGCCCCCACCCATATGGACTAAATATTTGAAAACCTACTAAAATTGACTTACAAGGAGAACAGAAATTCAAAATGGTGATTCTGTCACTGTGATGAGCACCACTTATTTGTTacctgctttttaaaagtaatatcTCTATTCATACCAAAGCCTGTTTTCCATACCAGAATCTACCATCTACTCATCTAAACAATGAGAAACAGGTCCATCAAGCATGCTTAAGGCACAAAGCAATTGTAATTGTtgttttctatggaaataagcAAAGTATTCACCACACAGAAAACCCTAGAAAGCATAGGATCCTGTCATCTTTTATTCAAAACCAAATCCAATTGCCTGTCTTTTTTATCACCTTCCTTAATATCACAAGTGGCTCAATGCCATCTTGGCATTTAAATTATAATCTTCCTCTCTGGCAATGCCCTAACCACTAAACGACAGAAAACAATCATGCTGATAATGCTTTAATATATGACCAAGAAGCTTAGGTTaattaacttttcttctttgtaaacCAAAGTAATTCCAATTACATTGCATTTGCCAGTGATAACAACTATAGGTTGGAAATTTTGTATTGCAATTTGCTCATGGGCCTCACTTCACAAACTTAGTATTAGtgaaacaacatttttcttcctcaacaTTACTTACTCTTAGTAAGGATATGCTTTTTGTAGACTTCTCACAGATATCACAAGACCTGCTAAGTGTTACAGGTTTCCTTCAGTCAATATATTTCATCTATATATGTACTGgcaagataatttttttttttttaatagcacaaATCAACTGTGATTTTAAGACGATGAGCAGTGTGCTGAGATGCAGTAGAACAGTTCTAAATTATATCAGATAGCACGTAGATTTGTCAAGTAGACTATGAGTGAAAATATCTAAAGGACATAAATAAACATCTGAGCAAATGTGGGTGGTGACAGCCTTGTCACTAGTGCAACATGGGGCCCTGTCTCATCCTGAAAATATGAGGGCTGCacagaaagtaatgcctcctatattTATGTTGTCACCCCAGGACATCAGAAGTGGATGTTTGTAGTATGGCAGTGGAGGATGGACATTGCCACCATTACTCTTTCCTTACGTTTTCTTgcagtgtgacagatggcagcagaacaacagtctgacaaaatggcttCTAGCAAGAAAGAACAGATAAAGCACAAGTGTGCCATggagaaaaaatggcacccactgacactATCAATGCTTTCTGAACGcttatagagaccaaacagtggatgtgagcacaatgagcATTGGACTGCACAGGCAACAATTTTCCCAGCAATACCACCATATCAGCTGTGAAAGAGTGGATCACCTCAGCTGGTACAGGTTTTTATGAGCACACGTGCAGGCTCTTATCCATTGCTAGGGAAAATGAATAGTTAATAGTGGTGActattgaaaaacagtgttttgtagctgccAATTTTCTCTAtgaaacagtgttattgtgctctctgtAATTGTtgttttctatggaaataaatgcaaagcattactttcagagtaacctaTGCATTTTATTTCCCCAAAGGCAGAAGTTGCAATTACTTTGAGTTCTTACATATCACTCCACAGCAGACTGTATGAATGCAAAGTGGGGAATCAAGAGGCTGGATGCCTTGAGACAGCAAGAATggatttattttgaagacaCATTGTGAAATGTCTTCCACACAAACACTACTAATAACAAAAAATCCTGAGTGGCAGAAGAAGACTTGCAAATATTGGCAGTCATGGGACTACGAGTCATTAATGATTTGAGTAACAAAGAATGCACTGTGCCAAGTAGGTCCTGCAGAGCTAGCTAGTATCAAAAACACTATACCTTGTGAGACCTCATCTAGCACTTGCtcagttattttcagaaaagactgATTCACACCAGAGCAGGTGTAAGCGTGGCTATCAGGATGATGTGTAGAAACTTATTTTAAGAGCTAAGCAGAACTTAGCTTGTTTAGCCTACCAAAACCCACACGTTGGGAAACAACTAATACCTCAACATATATCTGAGGTTCAAACAGAGCAAGctaaagaaaagatgaagacCTATTTAAACCCAGCAAGAGCACTGGCACAAGAACAAGTGAGGAAACCTTGGCCATGAACAAATGGAAgctgaaaataatagaaatgtttcTAACCACCAGAGGAAGTTTTTGGAATGGAATAGCATTCcagtaagaatgaaaaaaagatgggaagaaaaggCTTAGAACTCTCTGGCTTCAGAATGATGTCTGCACAATATTAAAAGGAGATTATCAAATATGGTTACAACATTAGGGTTTTATTTAAAGTACAAGAGAGATACCACGGGACCACAAAAAGTATGAGACAAGCTCAGATAGTATTAGAATTATATGTTTATTAGTGTatatcatatttatttatttatttatttataaattttcTTGGATATTTGACACTTTAAACCCAATACCACCCATGAAATGCAAatatcaacattttaaaatatatttctttcatttaataCTGCTGTTTAATTACACAGATGTATCTGGCATCCTCCATAAAACCAGCACTCAGTAAATGTTACGATATAACAAATCCATGAACAGTTTTATTCAGCTGTTcccttaaaaacacaaaaactttCAAGTTCTTGAATTCTATTGTTAAAATGGAAAGTACATAGGAAGTAGGGAAAGAGActcattcattatttttcccaCTGAGAATACTAGCTTCTGTGTATTATCATAATAGAAATACACTGACATAAATAGATTAtagtaaaaatgtatttggaaaCAATTAGATCTATAATAAATTGAATTGCTACTATTGGCCAACATACTTCTGTGAAGATTTGATATCTTCTTCCGCTCACCCAAGGCTATTACTTCTGATGTACATCAATATGACTACTGATTCAATTTAGTACAAGAACTTCTTTAGAGAAGAGGATTATAACTTTCTTACCTATTTCTTTCATAAACCCAGCTGTTCTTTTGCCAGTAAAAATCTAAACTGTTAAGAttacagctgaaacaaaattatgcatgcaatattgaaaaaaagtggttttttttaatcatttctgcttttaaatgaagACAGGCTTTTCATGCAAGAATGCCACATACACTGTAAAATACTTCATCATAGGGAAAAGCTAGGATGAGAAGTTTTCAAACAGGCTTAGCCATGACacaacagttttctttctgtatcagTAATATCACTTCCAGTACAAGATTTTCAGTATCTTAGTATATTTTAGTATTCCAAAATCATGTTATAAAGCCTTGATTCTACGTTTGTCCCCTTAATTTAAATTCTTGTCAATACTCATTAGTCTCTCTAGAATTTCAACTGAACTAGTTCACCATAAGCAAAAATACTAAATGAGAAAGGCCATTAATGgctttgtttgttctgttggttttgttttttttttttgtcacagatATATGAGCAGGGTGGGCTTATGGACTTTTGCAAGCTGAGAGAAATAGACTCATTAGCCCTCTCTTCAGTGGAATgccattcccctgtcctgctgcttATGTGGGCAGGGAGCCCCTCCCAGGTTGGACTGTTCCTGCACacctgcagaaatgaaaaatcgGGGAAAGAAAACCTGAAGGGAAACCTGAAGGATGTTTGAGGAGCACATTCGAAGGCAACTACTCTTCTTGGAGAGGAAATCAGTGTTATGTCACAGATCCACTCCCACCCAACACTTGTCATCCAAAATGAGCATCTGGAGGTAGGGTTATTTAAAACCTAGAAGCAGCTACACACTATTATGGAAGTTCTTAGTGAAGCAAGGAAAGCATTGCAAACACAGCacttgaaataaaaggaaagaaacactgAGAAACTAATCTGCTTGGAATGAAATGTAACACCAAGGCAGGGCAATGCCCCATGCTGAGTgactgtggcactgagggacatgatgGCAATGacttgatggttggactaaataaccttaaaggtcttttccaaccttaatgattctatgctgAACAATCACTGACTTCAGGAGCAATTTTTAAGTACTGAATAAATAAGCATCTATCTCTTGTGAGGGTATTTGGCAGCCATCCATCACCAGGACGTGGTGGGAGATGTGTAAGGGATGGAAGGTGCACTGCCTCTGCAGATGGTAGCTCAGGTTGGCTTCTCTGACAGCCCAACATTTCCCCTCATGAAGATAGTTTTCAGTGACCCAACTCTAAAATAACTCACGCAGACCAGGGGTTTGTCTGTTTGTTAATAAGGTAGCTACTTTTCCCCTGGCTGGTGTCTGTAACAGCATCTTGAGCACTGTCATTTATGCTGTGTGATTTCACGGGCAATCTAACTCTATAATCTTTTATGGATAGTGCCTCAAATGAGGGCTACagtctataaaaataaatagcagcaATAGCAATTAATTAGGGCACTTTAAGCACACTGCTTGCCCCACTACTGTGTGTCATCAGTATTGTATTTGCACTCTACAAATATAGAACACTTCTCTATCTTCCCTGCTTTCAAATGAGCCTAGTGAAAGTAGATTAATTTtttggctgtgtgctgtgtccCAAGAGGCCCAGAAGATGCTATACTTGCTATGCTGCTCTATACTACAGCAGCTGCAACACTAAAACTCACAGGTTGCCTTGTTATTCAGACAGCATTGTTTAACTTTCAGCCTGCCAAAAATCCAAGTATTTTGCTTATCAACTTGCAAGCGCATGTAGGAagttgttttgttgtctttttttttttttaatattgtttacTCTCTGTCTACTTGCTTATTTATGTAAGCAAGCAGGCATCAATCCAATacaggagagagaggaagactCTCCAAAGacaagagacagaagaaaaagccaaTCATAATACTATAAGCTAAGCAAGTGAAATGCCTCCGCTTGTCCAACAGCTGAATAAGTTGTCTACCTCAGCACTGCAGTTCAAGTTCATTTCTAGTATTTCCCTCCTGTCTCTGAGATGGATGCTGGTGGCTGACTAAATCCcaagaacaaaacactgaatatgCTACTGACACAACTTTGGGCAGAAAAGTAGCACTGATGCAATCTAGGAGCTCGTTCTCCAAAAACCTCATTTCTGGAACATTTTGCATGGCCACTCTGCCCATGAGAAACAATAGCAATTACCTGGCAAGCTTCCACTGCTATTACTTTGACTTCAAACTGACTTGCAAAAATTTTGCAGCAAATCAAACTAATTTCCAGAGGACAACTGACTGTGATGCTGTCTTTCTGCTCCAGCGCTGATGAGTCCAGGCAAGCTTTCCAAAAAGGTTTTTAGGAATGACTTCCATCTGTAAGCTTAATGGCCACATGAAGTCTGCATGTGACTATCATCCCACTGTCTCAGTCAATTCACATCTCAAATTCTTTGTCTACAGGTGAGGCAGTAGCAAGACAGAAGGAATGATGTTTAATCTATATAATCTCTGTAATCCAGCCAATCTTCCTAGGTAGGAATAATTATATCTAAATTTTTCCATGTATAT
Above is a window of Meleagris gallopavo isolate NT-WF06-2002-E0010 breed Aviagen turkey brand Nicholas breeding stock chromosome 4, Turkey_5.1, whole genome shotgun sequence DNA encoding:
- the LOC104910874 gene encoding actin-binding LIM protein 2-like isoform X2; its protein translation is MSTGTVSQPQAVHSQLEKPSSTAILCNTCGKPCKGEVLRVQNKYFHIKCFVCKACGCDLAQGGFFVRQGDYICTLDYQRLYGTRCFSCDEFIEGEVVSALGKTYHPDCFVCAVCRYVFYEVVFHLKNRF
- the LOC104910874 gene encoding actin-binding LIM protein 2-like isoform X1: MPEDTVSQPQAVHSQLEKPSSTAILCNTCGKPCKGEVLRVQNKYFHIKCFVCKACGCDLAQGGFFVRQGDYICTLDYQRLYGTRCFSCDEFIEGEVVSALGKTYHPDCFVCAVCRYVFYEVVFHLKNRF